A genomic segment from Armatimonadota bacterium encodes:
- a CDS encoding DUF5060 domain-containing protein encodes MRRKLRCMMKKLARIRALVRPTSAVAAVLVCMLAAAGLKAQPGACSVAGSGDGLKIVWRGGVGECDLLHSDGQVESALSLTFLHVDKGPSAAEPYLAWFLARNSTSAVILWLYLGKTGNSFWCWLYRYPHADVTAVLLTGSYQFDPAAAHGEHTRQTVALAAPPQYLGDHFTYANIASSGGTLAALPLYTSVENEVTPNPSTPSGPPAATLNQVKITPLSDVVVGGANGWQQNGWMELHCIATTPDGRTWYLVMYSNSTRGYAIDLGDAQLYTADYGAPVQFDTVSDSGAGVADQQISRWSVCEVRLASSHVPTAESTPFLWIRLTRPDGATIRLQGFWKGGDSWAFRFVPSITGVWSYTTSSYDSGLNGVSGTLPCTSSAKDRHGYIEPQNPVFSPQQFQTADGAFWLPRPVAVQSSGGSVTSTLVAFTNEVHSLAGEGFNWLMAVGGSKPDLIEAGLPPLWHKSATPDVAAFAELDRRAEICAANGLVISLAFDVPADADATTLANFRRRFLYMVSRYGAFDVCWVLRTDGTGAGHRTALSLAETAASQQAFPHPFAITSLPQATTNTPAEAFEVYSGRVTELTSGAEAHPTLVALPLQSGDNSAAMDGIRPLYWSIAFHGAAPFPVISSESGDSAALEMASACSRFLAGTDLNHMQPEPNLLVRPATADHAPSSVLPPVVLANTGLEVAAYLPLGGSVELDMLEAAGTLRVRWFQPQLGTWGLETTVPGGRPEVFRAPGSGDWAVDIVRE; translated from the coding sequence TTGAGGCGTAAACTTCGGTGCATGATGAAAAAGCTGGCGCGCATCCGGGCTTTGGTTCGGCCAACGTCGGCCGTCGCCGCGGTTCTGGTCTGCATGCTCGCGGCGGCCGGCCTCAAAGCTCAGCCTGGCGCCTGCAGCGTTGCCGGCAGCGGCGACGGCCTGAAAATCGTTTGGCGCGGAGGCGTGGGGGAGTGCGATCTGCTCCACTCCGACGGACAAGTAGAGAGCGCGCTCAGCCTTACCTTCTTGCATGTCGACAAGGGACCGTCTGCCGCCGAGCCATATTTGGCATGGTTCCTGGCACGCAACTCTACGTCAGCCGTCATATTGTGGCTCTATCTTGGCAAAACCGGCAACAGCTTCTGGTGCTGGCTCTACCGCTACCCACATGCAGACGTTACAGCTGTGCTTCTCACGGGCAGCTACCAGTTCGATCCGGCAGCGGCACACGGAGAGCACACGCGTCAGACGGTGGCGCTCGCGGCGCCTCCACAGTATCTCGGCGATCACTTCACCTATGCGAACATTGCCTCGTCCGGCGGTACGCTGGCTGCGCTGCCGCTCTACACATCTGTGGAGAACGAGGTCACGCCAAACCCATCCACGCCGTCGGGTCCTCCCGCAGCCACGCTCAACCAGGTTAAAATCACGCCACTTTCCGACGTGGTGGTTGGCGGCGCCAACGGCTGGCAGCAAAACGGCTGGATGGAGTTGCATTGCATAGCAACTACGCCGGACGGGCGCACCTGGTATCTCGTGATGTACAGCAACTCGACGCGAGGGTACGCCATCGACCTGGGCGATGCGCAGCTCTACACCGCCGACTACGGCGCACCCGTACAGTTTGACACGGTCAGTGATTCCGGCGCGGGCGTTGCCGACCAGCAGATATCCCGGTGGTCAGTATGCGAAGTTCGCCTTGCATCGTCACATGTACCTACGGCGGAGAGCACTCCGTTTCTCTGGATACGTCTGACGCGCCCGGACGGCGCCACGATCCGGCTGCAGGGGTTCTGGAAGGGAGGCGACTCCTGGGCATTTCGATTCGTGCCCTCCATAACCGGCGTCTGGTCATACACAACATCCAGTTACGACAGTGGGCTCAACGGCGTCTCGGGTACGCTGCCGTGTACCTCCTCGGCCAAAGATCGGCACGGTTATATCGAGCCACAGAACCCGGTATTTTCTCCGCAGCAGTTCCAGACCGCCGATGGCGCCTTCTGGCTGCCGAGGCCCGTTGCAGTTCAATCATCCGGCGGTTCCGTGACGTCAACCTTGGTCGCCTTTACAAACGAGGTGCACTCCCTGGCCGGCGAGGGTTTCAACTGGCTGATGGCAGTTGGCGGGTCGAAACCAGATCTGATTGAAGCTGGATTGCCACCTCTATGGCACAAGAGTGCGACACCCGACGTGGCAGCCTTCGCCGAGCTGGATCGTCGGGCGGAAATCTGTGCAGCAAACGGGTTGGTGATATCGCTGGCGTTTGATGTACCTGCGGATGCGGATGCCACAACGTTGGCAAACTTCCGCCGGCGCTTCCTGTACATGGTCAGCCGGTACGGCGCCTTCGACGTATGCTGGGTTCTACGCACGGATGGAACCGGCGCCGGCCACCGTACGGCGCTCAGCCTTGCTGAGACCGCAGCCTCTCAACAGGCGTTTCCACACCCCTTCGCTATCACATCGCTCCCTCAAGCTACTACGAACACGCCCGCCGAGGCATTTGAGGTTTATAGTGGACGAGTGACGGAACTCACTTCCGGTGCGGAGGCGCACCCGACCCTTGTAGCGCTGCCGCTCCAGAGTGGCGATAACAGCGCTGCCATGGATGGCATTCGGCCGCTCTACTGGTCTATCGCCTTTCACGGCGCGGCGCCATTCCCCGTGATCTCTTCGGAGAGCGGAGATAGCGCCGCACTGGAGATGGCGAGCGCGTGCTCCAGATTCCTGGCGGGAACCGACCTGAACCATATGCAGCCCGAGCCGAACCTCCTGGTACGTCCCGCGACTGCCGACCACGCGCCGTCATCGGTTCTGCCGCCGGTTGTTCTGGCGAACACCGGGCTGGAGGTGGCGGCGTATTTACCGCTTGGCGGCAGCGTGGAACTTGATATGCTGGAGGCGGCGGGTACACTGCGCGTGCGTTGGTTTCAGCCTCAGCTGGGAACCTGGGGTCTGGAGACCACCGTGCCTGGCGGCCGGCCGGAAGTATTTCGTGCACCAGGCAGTGGTGACTGGGCCGTGGATATCGTAAGAGAATAG
- a CDS encoding insulinase family protein, protein MHRSLRLKLFSFLGLATWMSVALCCACAGGQGAAPEVVSTALSNGMRIDCVERQNEPIVAIDLWIRAGSREETRSDAGSAHFVEHVVFDGTGDRPGSQCDSQVEAVGCSLTGATLPDGVHFFGVAPAGSVPTVLQVLSDIVQHATASQEAVDRERQVILNELALRDIDPVQRLTARLFRDAFGHQPYSRSPGGEPADIRLRGRDTIAAFYHQFYQPGRAVLVLVGDIQPAVAAAAAAPFASWKSTAAPAGPGVSIPLPAPAGSPAFDSGEQLVGVAWPAPAQARLRTAAAARASAVWLEHRIRSTPGVTARHVIAVVIPREQSSLLICTAMTANSTSAAAFVAAAEHAAADLAATPPEPKQVLACSAAVLGNDLFTDETDVGLAHTIGLAEVTGGALPQEETGLETHVDGPAMQQFARAYLLRKPWVATAERSTR, encoded by the coding sequence ATGCACCGAAGTTTACGCCTCAAGCTGTTCTCCTTTTTGGGACTTGCCACGTGGATGAGCGTGGCGTTGTGCTGCGCGTGCGCCGGCGGTCAGGGCGCTGCGCCCGAAGTCGTCTCCACCGCATTGTCGAACGGCATGCGGATTGATTGTGTCGAGCGCCAGAATGAACCAATAGTGGCTATAGACCTGTGGATCCGCGCAGGCTCGCGGGAGGAAACGCGTTCCGATGCCGGCTCGGCGCACTTCGTGGAGCATGTTGTTTTCGACGGAACCGGAGATCGGCCCGGATCCCAGTGCGACTCGCAGGTGGAGGCTGTGGGCTGCTCGCTTACCGGCGCCACACTGCCCGACGGAGTTCACTTCTTTGGCGTCGCGCCAGCCGGGTCCGTACCCACGGTTCTGCAGGTGCTCTCCGATATCGTACAACATGCCACCGCTTCCCAGGAGGCCGTAGACCGGGAACGCCAGGTGATTCTGAACGAACTCGCCCTGAGAGATATCGACCCCGTTCAGCGACTTACTGCCCGGTTGTTCCGCGACGCTTTTGGCCACCAACCATACAGCCGGTCGCCCGGCGGTGAACCCGCCGATATCCGGCTGCGTGGGCGCGACACAATCGCGGCCTTTTACCATCAGTTTTACCAGCCGGGACGAGCGGTTCTGGTACTGGTGGGTGATATCCAGCCTGCTGTCGCAGCCGCGGCCGCTGCGCCATTCGCCAGCTGGAAATCCACGGCAGCACCGGCGGGACCAGGCGTCTCGATTCCACTTCCCGCTCCCGCCGGCTCGCCGGCATTTGACTCCGGCGAGCAGCTTGTAGGTGTCGCCTGGCCGGCGCCCGCCCAGGCCAGGCTCCGAACCGCTGCCGCAGCACGCGCCAGCGCAGTCTGGCTGGAGCATCGCATCAGGTCGACCCCCGGCGTCACGGCGCGGCACGTGATCGCGGTTGTTATCCCCCGCGAACAGTCGAGCCTGCTGATCTGCACGGCTATGACAGCCAACTCGACAAGTGCAGCAGCGTTTGTTGCCGCGGCAGAACACGCTGCGGCCGACCTTGCTGCAACGCCTCCCGAACCAAAGCAGGTGTTGGCCTGCTCGGCGGCCGTACTTGGTAACGACCTCTTCACCGATGAGACGGATGTTGGGCTGGCGCACACGATCGGCCTCGCCGAGGTTACAGGCGGCGCTTTGCCTCAAGAGGAGACCGGCCTGGAAACCCATGTCGATGGCCCAGCAATGCAGCAGTTTGCACGCGCCTATTTGTTGCGGAAGCCCTGGGTAGCCACCGCTGAACGGAGCACGCGCTGA
- a CDS encoding insulinase family protein: MFALPDGVRILLRPDPAASGVGIALLVRTGAPRTAAQAATAAVVARGLLYGSVNASYDEFARGMHEVGGSVRTVVGYDFAGVELLTGKSQLPDAIYLLCEAVKNARFTNRTISRVVAAEGMPPVSPDPLGDLFRVTTDVHIDRTALAAVTPAAAELWFERRYAAARTVICLCGDFDEAVVKGLLADRLYDFLRPAAAIPDSPASPQQTPAVRRIADHSNASGAAATVESAITPNCSFADLLALAALLGEGHTSRMYADIRTDKGLAYAVGASADLPLGRPLTVWAISGVPGTSKVLGAALRAGVSAAAAGSFTDAEVRRACAIAMTQWYVGHQRAADHAWWLAWLEAFGGGYTMDEKIPQELRAITRRELETAAQSTLVHCRVVELEPAPPAPGTDPTAP, encoded by the coding sequence ATGTTCGCACTCCCCGATGGTGTCCGCATACTGCTGCGGCCCGACCCGGCTGCGTCCGGGGTCGGAATCGCTTTGCTGGTTCGTACCGGCGCTCCGCGCACTGCCGCGCAAGCCGCCACGGCCGCGGTCGTAGCCCGTGGGTTATTGTATGGCAGTGTGAATGCATCGTACGATGAGTTTGCGCGCGGAATGCACGAGGTTGGGGGCTCTGTGCGCACTGTAGTTGGTTACGACTTTGCCGGCGTGGAGCTGCTCACGGGCAAGTCGCAGCTTCCGGACGCCATCTACCTGCTATGCGAAGCGGTGAAGAATGCCCGATTCACCAACAGAACAATCTCTCGAGTTGTGGCGGCGGAGGGTATGCCGCCGGTTTCGCCCGATCCACTTGGCGACCTGTTCCGCGTGACCACCGACGTACACATAGACCGCACGGCGCTGGCAGCGGTTACGCCCGCCGCAGCCGAACTCTGGTTTGAGCGCCGATACGCCGCAGCCCGGACCGTGATCTGCCTCTGCGGCGATTTTGACGAGGCCGTTGTCAAGGGACTGCTTGCTGACCGCCTGTACGACTTCTTGCGCCCGGCTGCAGCCATACCGGACTCGCCCGCTTCGCCCCAGCAGACTCCGGCCGTCCGCCGGATCGCAGACCACTCCAACGCCTCGGGCGCGGCCGCGACGGTAGAGTCCGCAATAACGCCAAACTGCTCGTTTGCGGATCTGCTGGCTCTTGCGGCGCTCCTTGGTGAGGGCCACACCAGCCGCATGTATGCCGACATAAGAACTGACAAAGGCCTGGCTTACGCGGTGGGCGCGTCCGCTGACCTTCCTTTGGGGCGCCCGCTCACGGTGTGGGCCATTTCCGGCGTGCCGGGGACGTCAAAGGTCCTCGGCGCAGCACTCCGCGCCGGGGTGAGCGCCGCTGCAGCGGGGAGTTTTACCGATGCCGAGGTGCGGCGTGCATGCGCGATTGCGATGACCCAGTGGTACGTCGGTCACCAACGGGCGGCCGATCACGCCTGGTGGCTTGCGTGGCTGGAAGCCTTTGGTGGCGGATACACCATGGATGAGAAGATTCCGCAAGAACTGCGGGCAATAACGCGCCGCGAACTCGAAACGGCGGCTCAGAGCACGCTTGTCCATTGCCGGGTGGTAGAACTGGAACCCGCGCCGCCCGCTCCGGGCACAGATCCGACGGCCCCGTGA
- the uvrA gene encoding excinuclease ABC subunit UvrA, which produces MIRVRGARQNNLKNIDIDIPRDKMVVITGLSGSGKSSLAFDTLYAEGQRRYVESLSAYARQFLGQHDKPDVDQIDGLSPAVSIDQKSTSRNPRSTVGTVTEIYDYLRLLYARVGIPHDPRTGERLTRQSIEEMVDRILSLPEESRVLVLAPIVVGRKGEYRSEMEELLQAGYVRARVDGVIMDLSEQVPVLERYKQHTIESVIDRLVIQSGLQTRVTDAMEQALKLGKGRATALVVKDGKPETELRFNDSFSTEDGEFNLDDLEPRLFSFNSPYGACPDCHGLGTRAEFDPVLIAPDRTRSIANGALRPFTAKSGPQTMHRYTEGMFNAVAHRLGFTVNTPIEDLSELQMEGLMRGVAGTITIEFRSSSGRQRSFTSPYVGLIRMLEKRLSDTGSEMIREELRQYQSERPCPACGGKRLKPAAAAVTVGDRNISDLCCLSLDRLARFFEGLELSPRDQLVARQVIKEIRARLGFLLNVGLGYLTLNRGAATLAGGEAQRIRLATQIGSGLMGVLYILDEPSIGLHQRDNTRLLQTLERLRELGNTILVVEHDQETMERADWIVDIGPGAGEHGGYVVAEGHVDAIKANTASITGDYLSGRRAIPIPSERRMPDGRFLTLTGARAHNLKSVTLRIPLGLFVSVTGVSGSGKSSLIQETLYPLLMHRLYGSYGVWGPHDSVEGIDAIDKVIDIDQSPIGRTPRSNPATYTGVFDLIRDLFARTQDARIRGYSPGRFSFNVAGGRCEQCKGDGIIRIEMHFLPDVYVPCEVCHGRRYNRETLEVKYNGKSIADVLELTVSEAVLFFGAVPRIARKFQTLHDVGLDYIRLGQPATTLSGGEAQRVKLASELARRSTGSTLYILDEPTTGLHFADVEKLIGVLNRLVSAGNTVLVIEHNLDVIKTADWIIDMGPEGGDAGGEIIAQGTPETVAGVAASHTGRYLKALLSGASRDR; this is translated from the coding sequence ATGATCCGCGTTCGTGGCGCCCGCCAGAACAACCTGAAGAACATCGACATTGACATTCCGCGCGACAAAATGGTGGTTATCACCGGCCTGAGCGGATCGGGCAAGTCATCGCTGGCATTCGATACACTCTATGCCGAAGGCCAGCGGCGGTACGTGGAGAGCCTTTCCGCGTACGCACGGCAGTTCCTCGGCCAGCACGACAAGCCCGACGTCGATCAGATCGACGGCCTGAGCCCCGCCGTTTCGATCGACCAGAAATCCACCAGCCGCAATCCCCGTTCGACGGTGGGCACGGTAACCGAGATTTACGACTACCTGAGGTTACTTTACGCCCGCGTTGGTATTCCGCACGACCCTCGCACGGGCGAGCGACTTACTCGCCAGTCAATTGAGGAGATGGTCGATCGTATCCTGAGCCTACCTGAGGAGTCACGCGTGCTCGTGCTGGCGCCGATCGTAGTTGGCCGAAAGGGCGAATACCGCAGCGAGATGGAGGAGCTCCTGCAGGCAGGTTATGTTCGGGCACGCGTCGACGGCGTGATCATGGATTTGAGTGAGCAGGTTCCGGTGCTTGAGCGCTACAAGCAGCACACCATCGAGTCGGTCATTGATCGGCTGGTCATCCAAAGCGGCCTGCAAACACGGGTTACCGACGCGATGGAGCAGGCTCTAAAGCTTGGTAAGGGCCGCGCCACCGCGCTCGTGGTGAAGGATGGCAAACCCGAGACGGAACTCCGCTTTAACGACAGTTTTTCGACAGAAGATGGTGAGTTCAACCTTGACGATCTTGAACCGCGCCTGTTCTCGTTCAACTCGCCGTATGGCGCCTGCCCGGACTGCCACGGTTTGGGAACGCGAGCCGAATTCGACCCGGTGCTGATCGCCCCCGATCGCACGCGGTCTATTGCGAATGGCGCTCTGCGCCCATTTACGGCAAAATCGGGACCGCAGACGATGCACCGTTATACCGAGGGTATGTTCAACGCGGTGGCTCACCGGCTCGGGTTTACCGTAAACACCCCGATTGAAGACCTCTCGGAGTTGCAGATGGAGGGCCTGATGCGCGGTGTTGCGGGCACCATCACCATCGAATTCAGGAGCAGCTCCGGCCGTCAGCGCAGCTTCACGTCACCGTATGTGGGGCTGATCCGCATGCTGGAGAAGCGACTCTCGGATACCGGCAGCGAGATGATCCGCGAGGAGCTACGACAGTATCAAAGCGAACGCCCCTGCCCCGCCTGCGGCGGCAAACGGCTTAAGCCGGCCGCCGCCGCGGTCACGGTTGGTGACCGCAACATCTCGGACCTTTGCTGCTTGTCGCTGGACCGGCTTGCTCGATTCTTTGAGGGCCTGGAGCTATCGCCACGCGACCAGTTGGTGGCGCGCCAGGTGATTAAGGAGATCCGAGCACGGCTGGGCTTTCTGCTGAACGTCGGACTCGGTTACCTAACACTGAACCGCGGCGCCGCCACGCTGGCCGGTGGCGAAGCGCAGAGGATTCGGCTCGCGACCCAGATCGGTTCCGGATTGATGGGTGTACTCTACATCCTCGATGAACCCAGCATCGGTTTGCACCAGCGCGACAACACCCGGCTTCTTCAGACGCTGGAGCGCCTGCGCGAGCTCGGCAATACGATCCTGGTGGTGGAGCATGACCAGGAGACGATGGAGCGTGCCGACTGGATCGTGGATATTGGCCCCGGCGCCGGAGAACACGGCGGATATGTGGTTGCTGAGGGGCATGTTGACGCGATTAAGGCCAACACGGCAAGTATCACCGGTGACTACCTGAGTGGCCGCCGCGCAATCCCGATTCCGTCCGAACGACGGATGCCGGACGGACGATTCCTCACACTGACCGGCGCCCGGGCGCACAACCTCAAGTCCGTAACCCTGCGCATACCTCTTGGGCTGTTCGTGTCCGTGACCGGTGTTTCCGGTTCCGGCAAGTCATCGTTAATACAGGAGACGCTCTACCCACTGCTGATGCACCGCCTGTACGGCTCGTACGGCGTATGGGGCCCGCACGACTCCGTGGAGGGAATCGACGCGATTGACAAGGTGATCGATATTGATCAGTCTCCGATCGGGCGGACACCGCGTTCTAATCCGGCCACGTACACAGGAGTCTTCGATCTGATTCGCGACCTGTTTGCGCGTACGCAGGACGCAAGGATCCGGGGCTATTCGCCCGGCCGGTTCTCGTTCAATGTTGCCGGCGGGCGATGCGAGCAGTGCAAAGGCGATGGCATTATTCGTATCGAGATGCACTTTCTGCCGGACGTGTACGTTCCTTGCGAGGTGTGCCACGGACGGCGATACAACCGGGAAACGCTGGAAGTGAAGTACAACGGCAAGTCGATTGCCGACGTGCTGGAATTGACCGTGAGCGAGGCCGTTTTGTTTTTCGGGGCGGTACCGAGGATCGCGCGCAAGTTTCAGACGCTTCACGACGTGGGACTGGACTATATCCGTCTCGGACAGCCGGCAACGACACTCTCCGGTGGTGAGGCACAGCGCGTAAAGCTAGCGAGTGAACTCGCGCGTCGCAGCACCGGCAGCACACTCTACATCCTGGATGAGCCCACCACCGGACTGCATTTTGCCGACGTGGAGAAGCTGATTGGTGTGCTCAACCGCCTGGTTTCGGCGGGCAATACGGTGCTGGTGATCGAGCACAACCTCGACGTGATCAAGACTGCCGACTGGATCATCGACATGGGTCCGGAAGGCGGCGACGCCGGCGGAGAAATCATCGCCCAAGGAACACCCGAAACCGTGGCCGGTGTGGCCGCCAGCCATACCGGACGCTATCTAAAGGCGTTGCTGTCGGGTGCTAGTCGCGACCGTTGA
- a CDS encoding DegT/DnrJ/EryC1/StrS family aminotransferase, whose amino-acid sequence MAVSSVGRLAIDGGTPVRDIQKRPWPQWPVYDEREQAALERVLKSGRWWYVEGDQCVTFEKEFAALQNCTCGVTCTTGSAALEIALRALDIGCEDEVIVPAYTFVATASAVLAAGAVPVFADIQPDTFNIDAASVEAAVTPKTRAIIPVHIGGRPADMDAICAIATRHGLAVIEDAAQAHGAAWRGKGVGSLGDLGTFSFQASKNLNGGEGGMIVSTDARLGDKAWSVMNVGRVRDGRWYEHHVLGSNFRMTEWQAAVLRVQLQRLPEQMVCRSLSSEYLHKLLADVPGILLPSEDDRITSHARHLITLRYQAEEFGGKPLDWLVKALCAEGIPCSMSYVPLYREEIFRRYAERDGAWCKLGRRIDYPAMRLPACETVCRDTIWITQHNLLGPLQNMDDVAEAFGKVRRIVNGRD is encoded by the coding sequence ATGGCCGTGAGCTCGGTTGGCAGGCTTGCCATAGACGGCGGTACCCCGGTTCGCGACATTCAGAAACGGCCGTGGCCGCAGTGGCCGGTGTACGACGAACGCGAGCAGGCGGCGCTGGAGCGGGTTCTGAAGAGTGGCCGCTGGTGGTATGTGGAAGGCGACCAATGCGTCACCTTCGAAAAGGAGTTTGCTGCGCTGCAGAACTGCACCTGCGGCGTTACGTGCACAACCGGCAGCGCCGCCCTCGAGATTGCACTCCGAGCGCTCGATATCGGCTGCGAGGATGAGGTGATCGTACCGGCCTACACCTTCGTCGCGACAGCCAGCGCCGTACTGGCGGCCGGCGCCGTACCGGTCTTCGCTGACATTCAGCCCGATACCTTCAACATCGACGCCGCAAGCGTCGAAGCCGCGGTTACTCCCAAGACCCGTGCGATCATTCCGGTCCACATTGGCGGCCGACCCGCGGATATGGATGCAATATGCGCCATCGCAACGCGTCACGGGTTGGCCGTCATCGAGGACGCCGCGCAGGCACATGGCGCGGCGTGGCGCGGTAAGGGCGTCGGCAGCCTGGGTGACCTCGGCACGTTCAGTTTTCAGGCAAGCAAAAACCTGAACGGCGGTGAGGGAGGAATGATCGTAAGCACCGATGCACGCCTGGGCGACAAGGCATGGTCGGTGATGAACGTTGGTCGTGTACGCGATGGACGGTGGTACGAGCACCACGTGCTGGGCAGCAACTTCCGCATGACGGAATGGCAGGCTGCCGTGCTTCGCGTGCAGCTCCAGCGGTTGCCCGAGCAAATGGTCTGTCGCTCGCTGAGCAGCGAATACCTGCACAAGCTGCTCGCAGATGTGCCCGGGATACTCCTGCCATCCGAGGACGATCGGATCACGTCGCATGCGCGGCACCTGATCACGCTGCGTTACCAGGCTGAGGAGTTCGGCGGCAAGCCATTGGACTGGCTGGTTAAGGCTCTCTGCGCCGAAGGCATTCCTTGCTCCATGAGCTATGTGCCGCTCTACCGCGAGGAGATATTCCGGCGGTATGCCGAACGCGACGGAGCTTGGTGCAAGCTGGGTCGTCGAATCGACTATCCGGCAATGCGCTTACCCGCGTGCGAAACGGTCTGCCGTGATACAATCTGGATCACGCAGCATAACCTGCTTGGTCCCCTGCAAAACATGGATGACGTCGCCGAGGCTTTCGGCAAAGTGCGCCGCATCGTCAACGGTCGCGACTAG
- a CDS encoding PD40 domain-containing protein: MSERLARDFALLLALGAVLGLSGCGVQRTLAQTPVAADPGNWADVNPCFSHSGHRIAFLRTWPDGQEQLCITDADLVRSSPLLEKELLEPDRGYSSTWRRYDSPETLAWSPDDGSIAFERVEWFTFENGDNLPGTALWEISLRTGAIQPIALHPRKYLGGFYYFRDPQWSPDGRYIAFCGEGMYGERALFVRPVTAPSPVAARPRYDFYSESDWPAWQPMRPHRLAFRQSIRRSAAVVPVETLRYLTPGDPSVAAAGELWRLAIAPAIAAMQPQPGHTVVPRIGQPAWSRHGFQLAFTVTPDATDYSRYEIWTLDLQSGKAGPAVVNLSGCLHPVWVDSNHIGAIQLSGHGWSVVEIDLRSRTVRKLGRIDSADCSWSPDRSRIVYASRSPGPGPLRPTTLRLFYTGLHR; encoded by the coding sequence GTGAGCGAGCGCCTTGCTCGCGACTTTGCGCTGCTCCTCGCTCTCGGTGCGGTTCTTGGCCTCAGCGGCTGCGGTGTACAGCGTACGCTTGCCCAGACGCCGGTTGCAGCGGATCCGGGAAACTGGGCCGACGTCAATCCCTGTTTCTCTCACTCGGGTCATCGGATTGCCTTTCTCCGGACCTGGCCAGATGGTCAGGAGCAGCTCTGCATCACCGATGCGGACCTGGTCCGGTCATCGCCGCTGCTGGAGAAGGAACTTCTTGAGCCGGATCGCGGCTACAGCAGTACGTGGAGGCGTTACGATAGCCCCGAGACGCTCGCATGGTCGCCGGACGACGGCAGTATCGCCTTTGAGCGCGTTGAGTGGTTCACATTTGAGAACGGTGACAATCTGCCGGGTACGGCTCTCTGGGAAATCTCACTCCGCACCGGTGCAATTCAGCCGATTGCCCTGCATCCTCGCAAGTACCTCGGCGGGTTCTACTACTTTCGGGATCCGCAGTGGTCGCCGGACGGCCGGTATATCGCGTTCTGTGGCGAGGGCATGTATGGAGAACGTGCGCTCTTTGTCCGCCCCGTGACGGCGCCATCACCGGTGGCGGCCCGTCCGCGCTACGACTTTTACTCCGAGAGCGACTGGCCGGCGTGGCAGCCGATGAGGCCGCATCGTCTTGCCTTCCGACAGAGCATCCGTCGGAGCGCCGCGGTCGTGCCGGTGGAGACGCTCCGATACCTCACACCCGGCGATCCATCTGTCGCGGCCGCTGGCGAACTGTGGCGGCTGGCCATAGCGCCGGCCATTGCTGCCATGCAGCCTCAACCAGGACATACTGTGGTTCCGCGGATCGGTCAGCCTGCATGGTCGCGCCATGGGTTCCAGTTGGCATTCACCGTAACGCCCGATGCTACCGACTACAGCCGCTACGAAATCTGGACTCTTGACTTGCAAAGCGGGAAAGCGGGCCCGGCAGTCGTCAACCTGTCCGGTTGTCTGCATCCCGTGTGGGTCGACTCGAATCACATCGGAGCGATCCAACTCTCCGGACACGGCTGGTCGGTAGTGGAGATTGACCTGCGCTCGCGCACGGTTCGGAAGCTCGGGCGTATCGATAGTGCCGACTGCTCATGGTCGCCCGACCGCAGCCGGATCGTATACGCATCGCGCAGCCCGGGCCCCGGACCACTGCGGCCAACCACCCTTCGCCTCTTTTATACAGGACTGCACCGGTGA